Proteins encoded by one window of Marixanthomonas sp. SCSIO 43207:
- a CDS encoding MotA/TolQ/ExbB proton channel family protein encodes MLNFLIQEGTEETTQAVDPETTEKTLSVLELVMNGGLGAQIIIGVLFILLFVAVYIYFERLFAIKAASKVNSNFMNQIRDHVASGNIQGAKVLCAQQDSPVSRLTEKGISRIGSPLEDINTAIENAGRLEVYKLEKNVSILATIAGAAPMIGFLGTVIGMVLAFHQLATSSGQAEMGALAEGIYTAMTTTVAGLIVGIIAYMGYNHLVVRTDKVVHQMEATAVDFLDLLNEPA; translated from the coding sequence ATGCTAAACTTCTTAATTCAGGAAGGTACTGAAGAAACAACACAAGCTGTTGACCCTGAAACAACTGAAAAAACACTTTCTGTACTTGAACTTGTAATGAATGGAGGCTTGGGAGCCCAAATTATTATCGGTGTACTCTTCATTCTACTCTTTGTTGCTGTATACATATATTTTGAAAGGCTTTTTGCTATCAAAGCTGCTTCCAAAGTAAATAGCAACTTTATGAATCAAATACGTGACCATGTAGCAAGTGGCAACATTCAAGGGGCTAAGGTACTTTGTGCTCAACAAGATAGTCCTGTTTCAAGACTTACTGAAAAAGGAATTTCACGAATAGGGAGTCCGCTTGAAGACATTAACACCGCTATTGAAAATGCAGGGCGCTTAGAGGTATACAAACTAGAGAAAAACGTAAGTATACTAGCAACGATAGCCGGAGCTGCTCCTATGATTGGTTTCTTAGGAACTGTAATTGGTATGGTTTTGGCATTTCATCAATTGGCTACAAGTAGCGGTCAAGCAGAAATGGGTGCCTTGGCAGAAGGAATCTACACGGCTATGACAACAACTGTAGCAGGATTAATAGTTGGTATTATTGCGTATATGGGTTATAATCACTTAGTAGTACGTACCGATAAAGTGGTGCATCAAATGGAAGCTACTGCAGTTGACTTTTTAGACCTTTTAAATGAACCGGCATAA